One Stegostoma tigrinum isolate sSteTig4 chromosome 47, sSteTig4.hap1, whole genome shotgun sequence genomic window carries:
- the LOC125449741 gene encoding KH homology domain-containing protein 4-like isoform X2 — MPAQVSLPTNTFATGSVPVSLPLGTGAPSPGMAMSVGSVAPASGALDAAAAVAAKINAMLIAKGKLKPSQIAPEQAPLPAKSVAAAQAKNKDDLVVAEVEINDVPINCRNLLTRGQTQDEVSRLTGAAVSTRGRFMAPEEKVQATPGDRALYLHIQGQTRDVVDKAVNRIKEIIAGGVIKAVSASSLQFNGPMVTVYHQPAPVTHPTTTTAKSQAGMHYVQDKVFVGLEQIDPAFNIKEKVEGPGGSYLQHIQAETGAKVFLRGKGSGCLEPASGREAFEPMYIYISHPKPEGLSAARKLCESLLQTVHSEHSRFLSQMNSSIMPPQGYQQLPGAVPQQHYYPGQGYQARYPMGPVPLQSSQGSYPRPCGPESTQFPVSGAAQPLAMPGQQNPVVGSFATPLPVNTPAYDGMMGAPRPSAHLPPPQGHKRRFTEESEEESALLGYQHGPIHMTNLGTGSSQTGRSGAGVTFADPCGRAKERDRQLMPPPPRLLNEGFVQPEDQCGMYRPSASLGE, encoded by the exons ATGCCAGCACAGGTGTCCTTGCCAACAAACACCTTTGCAACAGGTTCAGtgcctgtctctctgcctctAGGCACTGGTGCTCCATCACCAGGAATGGCAATGAGTGTTGGTTCGGTCGCCCCGGCTTCTGGAGCATTAGATGCAGCAGCAGCTGTTGCTGCCAAGATCAATGCCATGCTGATAGCAAAAGGAAAGTTGAAACCCAGTCAGATTGCTCCTGAACAG GCCCCCCTTCCTGCAAAGAGTGTGGCAGCAGCTCAAGCGAAAAACAAGGATGACCTGGTGGTGGCTGAAGTCGAAATCAACGATGTTCCCATCAACTGTCGAAATCTGCTCACCCGAGGGCAGACTCAGGATGAG GTCAGCCGGCTGACTGGAGCAGCTGTGTCTACACGAGGGAGATTCATGGCACCAGAGGAGAAAGTACAAGCCACACCAGG AGACCGTGCACTGTACCTACACATCCAAGGACAGACACGTGATGTTGTTGACA AGGCTGTGAACCGCATTAAGGAGATCATCGCAGGTGGAGTTATAAAGGCTGTCAGCGCTTCCAGCTTGCAGTTCAATGGTCCAATGGTTACTGTCTATCACCAGCCAGCCCCTGTTACTCATCCTACAACCACCACAGCGAAATCACAAGCTGGA ATGCATTATGTTCAAGATAAAGTTTTTGTGGGTCTGGAGCAGATTGATCCAGCCTTTAACATTAAAGAGAAAGTGGAGGGTCCAGGTGGATCCTACCTGCAGCACATTCAGGCTGAGACTGGTGCCAAGGTTTTCCTTCGTGGGAAGGGTTCAGGCTGCCTGGAGCCTGCATCTGGGAGAGAGGCCTTTGAACCAATGTACATCTATATAAG TCATCCCAAACCAGAGGGTCTTTCAGCTGCAAGGAAactttgtgagagcttgctgcaGACT GTCCACAGTGAACATTCTAGGTTCTTGAGTCAAATGAATTCTTCAATCATGCCACCTCAAG GTTACCAGCAACTGCCTGGAGCTGTTCCCCAGCAGCATTATTACCCAGGACAGGGTTACCAGGCCAGGTATCCAATGGGCCCTGTTCCATTGCAGTCCTCTCAGGGTTCGTACCCCAGGCCGTGTGGTCCTGAATCAACACAGTTCCCAGTCTCGGGAGCAGCACAGCCTCTGGCCATGCCTGGACAG CAAAACCCTGTGGTTGGCAGCTTTGCCACACCATTACCTGTGAATACGCCTGCTTATGATGGGATGATGGGTGCACCGAGACCCTCTGCTCACCTCCCTCCACCTCAGGGACACAAGAGACGTTTCACTGAAGAGAGTGAGGAGGAATCGGCTCTGCTAGGGTACCAG CATGGACCCATTCATATGACTAATTTAGGTACAGGGTCCTCTCAGACCGGACGAAGTGGAGCG